A genome region from Microplitis demolitor isolate Queensland-Clemson2020A chromosome 1, iyMicDemo2.1a, whole genome shotgun sequence includes the following:
- the LOC103575005 gene encoding endophilin-A isoform X2, with protein MAFAGLKKQINKANQYMTEKMGGAEGTKLDVDFVDMERKTDVTCELVEELQMKTKEFLQPNPTARAKMAAVKGISKLSGQAKASTYPQPEGVLGDCMLLYGKKMGEDSIFAQALIEMGEAMKQMADVKYSLDDNIKQNFLEPLHHLQTKDLKEVMHHRKKLQGRRLDFDCKRRRQAKDDEIRQAEEKFAESLHLAQMGMFNLLENDVEQVAQLATFSEGLLEYHQQCIEILKVLTETLLEKKDEAANRPKLEFVPKTLADLNVEGLSLGDGMNGASRAGSPVHGDGKRSQLELFPAGNPPQSTNASPLPSPSKSPARTPMPKQPCCTALYDFEPENPGELGFKENDTITLIQRVDDNWFEGSVNGRTGYFPVSYVQVVQPLP; from the exons ATGGCGTTCGCAGgacttaaaaaacaaatcaacaAAGCGAATCAA tacatgACGGAGAAAATGGGCGGGGCtgaaggaacaaaacttgacGTAGATTTTGTTGATATGGAAAGA AAAACAGATGTAACTTGCGAACTTGTAGAAGAATTACAAATGAagacaaaagaatttttgCAACCAAACCCAACCGCAAGAGCAAAAATGGCAGCAGTAAAAGgaattagtaaattaagtGGTCAAGCTAAAGCTTCGACTTATCCACAACCTGAAGGTGTTCTCGGTGATTGCATGCTattgtatggaaaaaaaatgggaGAAGATAGTATTTTTG CTCAAGCTTTAATCGAAATGGGCGAAGCGATGAAACAAATGGCTGATGTTAAATATTCACTTGACGATAACataaaacaaaactttttggAACCTCTGCACCATCTGCAGACTAAAGATTTGAAGGAAGTTATG caTCATCGAAAAAAACTTCAAGGCCGTCGGTTAGATTTTGATTGTAAGCGACGACGTCAAGCGAAGG ACGACGAGATTCGTCAAGCAGAGGAAAAATTCGCCGAAAGTCTTCATTTGGCCCAGATGGGAATGTTCAATCTTTTGGAAAACGAt gTTGAACAAGTCGCCCAGTTAGCTACTTTCAGTGAAGGTTTACTTGAATACCACCAACAGTGCATTGAAATACTTAAAGTCTTAACTGAAACACTTTTAGAAAA GAAAGACGAGGCAGCCAATCGACCGAAATTGGAATTTGTTCCCAAGACATTAGCAGATCTAAATGTGGAAGGATTGTCTCTTGGGGATGGAATGAATG GAGCAAGTCGAGCTGGGTCTCCGGTTCATGGGGACGGGAAGCGCTCACAGCTCGAGCTATTTCCGGCCGGAAACCCACCGCAATCTACCAATG CATCTCCATTACCATCGCCTAGTAAATCACCAGCAAGAACGCCAATGCCCAAACAACCTTGTTGCACGGCACTCTATGATTTTGAGCCTGAAAATCCGGGTGAACTTGGATTTAAg GAAAATGACACAATTACATTGATCCAAAGGGTTGATGATAATTGGTTTGAGGGAAGTGTAAATGGTCGTACAGGATATTTCCCTGTGTCATATGTTCAGGTTGTTCAGCCATTGCCATAA
- the LOC103575005 gene encoding endophilin-A isoform X5 — MAFAGLKKQINKANQYMTEKMGGAEGTKLDVDFVDMERKTDVTCELVEELQMKTKEFLQPNPTARAKMAAVKGISKLSGQAKASTYPQPEGVLGDCMLLYGKKMGEDSIFAQALIEMGEAMKQMADVKYSLDDNIKQNFLEPLHHLQTKDLKEVMHHRKKLQGRRLDFDCKRRRQAKGSHVSDDEIRQAEEKFAESLHLAQMGMFNLLENDVEQVAQLATFSEGLLEYHQQCIEILKVLTETLLEKKDEAANRPKLEFVPKTLADLNVEGLSLGDGMNASPLPSPSKSPARTPMPKQPCCTALYDFEPENPGELGFKENDTITLIQRVDDNWFEGSVNGRTGYFPVSYVQVVQPLP; from the exons ATGGCGTTCGCAGgacttaaaaaacaaatcaacaAAGCGAATCAA tacatgACGGAGAAAATGGGCGGGGCtgaaggaacaaaacttgacGTAGATTTTGTTGATATGGAAAGA AAAACAGATGTAACTTGCGAACTTGTAGAAGAATTACAAATGAagacaaaagaatttttgCAACCAAACCCAACCGCAAGAGCAAAAATGGCAGCAGTAAAAGgaattagtaaattaagtGGTCAAGCTAAAGCTTCGACTTATCCACAACCTGAAGGTGTTCTCGGTGATTGCATGCTattgtatggaaaaaaaatgggaGAAGATAGTATTTTTG CTCAAGCTTTAATCGAAATGGGCGAAGCGATGAAACAAATGGCTGATGTTAAATATTCACTTGACGATAACataaaacaaaactttttggAACCTCTGCACCATCTGCAGACTAAAGATTTGAAGGAAGTTATG caTCATCGAAAAAAACTTCAAGGCCGTCGGTTAGATTTTGATTGTAAGCGACGACGTCAAGCGAAGG GTTCTCACGTTTCAGACGACGAGATTCGTCAAGCAGAGGAAAAATTCGCCGAAAGTCTTCATTTGGCCCAGATGGGAATGTTCAATCTTTTGGAAAACGAt gTTGAACAAGTCGCCCAGTTAGCTACTTTCAGTGAAGGTTTACTTGAATACCACCAACAGTGCATTGAAATACTTAAAGTCTTAACTGAAACACTTTTAGAAAA GAAAGACGAGGCAGCCAATCGACCGAAATTGGAATTTGTTCCCAAGACATTAGCAGATCTAAATGTGGAAGGATTGTCTCTTGGGGATGGAATGAATG CATCTCCATTACCATCGCCTAGTAAATCACCAGCAAGAACGCCAATGCCCAAACAACCTTGTTGCACGGCACTCTATGATTTTGAGCCTGAAAATCCGGGTGAACTTGGATTTAAg GAAAATGACACAATTACATTGATCCAAAGGGTTGATGATAATTGGTTTGAGGGAAGTGTAAATGGTCGTACAGGATATTTCCCTGTGTCATATGTTCAGGTTGTTCAGCCATTGCCATAA
- the LOC103575005 gene encoding endophilin-A isoform X4, producing MAFAGLKKQINKANQYMTEKMGGAEGTKLDVDFVDMERKTDVTCELVEELQMKTKEFLQPNPTARAKMAAVKGISKLSGQAKASTYPQPEGVLGDCMLLYGKKMGEDSIFAQALIEMGEAMKQMADVKYSLDDNIKQNFLEPLHHLQTKDLKEVMHHRKKLQGRRLDFDCKRRRQAKDDEIRQAEEKFAESLHLAQMGMFNLLENDVEQVAQLATFSEGLLEYHQQCIEILKVLTETLLEKKDEAANRPKLEFVPKTLADLNVEGLSLGDGMNGGNFFLHASPLPSPSKSPARTPMPKQPCCTALYDFEPENPGELGFKENDTITLIQRVDDNWFEGSVNGRTGYFPVSYVQVVQPLP from the exons ATGGCGTTCGCAGgacttaaaaaacaaatcaacaAAGCGAATCAA tacatgACGGAGAAAATGGGCGGGGCtgaaggaacaaaacttgacGTAGATTTTGTTGATATGGAAAGA AAAACAGATGTAACTTGCGAACTTGTAGAAGAATTACAAATGAagacaaaagaatttttgCAACCAAACCCAACCGCAAGAGCAAAAATGGCAGCAGTAAAAGgaattagtaaattaagtGGTCAAGCTAAAGCTTCGACTTATCCACAACCTGAAGGTGTTCTCGGTGATTGCATGCTattgtatggaaaaaaaatgggaGAAGATAGTATTTTTG CTCAAGCTTTAATCGAAATGGGCGAAGCGATGAAACAAATGGCTGATGTTAAATATTCACTTGACGATAACataaaacaaaactttttggAACCTCTGCACCATCTGCAGACTAAAGATTTGAAGGAAGTTATG caTCATCGAAAAAAACTTCAAGGCCGTCGGTTAGATTTTGATTGTAAGCGACGACGTCAAGCGAAGG ACGACGAGATTCGTCAAGCAGAGGAAAAATTCGCCGAAAGTCTTCATTTGGCCCAGATGGGAATGTTCAATCTTTTGGAAAACGAt gTTGAACAAGTCGCCCAGTTAGCTACTTTCAGTGAAGGTTTACTTGAATACCACCAACAGTGCATTGAAATACTTAAAGTCTTAACTGAAACACTTTTAGAAAA GAAAGACGAGGCAGCCAATCGACCGAAATTGGAATTTGTTCCCAAGACATTAGCAGATCTAAATGTGGAAGGATTGTCTCTTGGGGATGGAATGAATGGTGGGAACTTCTTTCTTCACG CATCTCCATTACCATCGCCTAGTAAATCACCAGCAAGAACGCCAATGCCCAAACAACCTTGTTGCACGGCACTCTATGATTTTGAGCCTGAAAATCCGGGTGAACTTGGATTTAAg GAAAATGACACAATTACATTGATCCAAAGGGTTGATGATAATTGGTTTGAGGGAAGTGTAAATGGTCGTACAGGATATTTCCCTGTGTCATATGTTCAGGTTGTTCAGCCATTGCCATAA
- the LOC103575005 gene encoding endophilin-A isoform X3, whose product MAFAGLKKQINKANQYMTEKMGGAEGTKLDVDFVDMERKTDVTCELVEELQMKTKEFLQPNPTARAKMAAVKGISKLSGQAKASTYPQPEGVLGDCMLLYGKKMGEDSIFAQALIEMGEAMKQMADVKYSLDDNIKQNFLEPLHHLQTKDLKEVMHHRKKLQGRRLDFDCKRRRQAKGSHVSDDEIRQAEEKFAESLHLAQMGMFNLLENDVEQVAQLATFSEGLLEYHQQCIEILKVLTETLLEKKDEAANRPKLEFVPKTLADLNVEGLSLGDGMNGGNFFLHASPLPSPSKSPARTPMPKQPCCTALYDFEPENPGELGFKENDTITLIQRVDDNWFEGSVNGRTGYFPVSYVQVVQPLP is encoded by the exons ATGGCGTTCGCAGgacttaaaaaacaaatcaacaAAGCGAATCAA tacatgACGGAGAAAATGGGCGGGGCtgaaggaacaaaacttgacGTAGATTTTGTTGATATGGAAAGA AAAACAGATGTAACTTGCGAACTTGTAGAAGAATTACAAATGAagacaaaagaatttttgCAACCAAACCCAACCGCAAGAGCAAAAATGGCAGCAGTAAAAGgaattagtaaattaagtGGTCAAGCTAAAGCTTCGACTTATCCACAACCTGAAGGTGTTCTCGGTGATTGCATGCTattgtatggaaaaaaaatgggaGAAGATAGTATTTTTG CTCAAGCTTTAATCGAAATGGGCGAAGCGATGAAACAAATGGCTGATGTTAAATATTCACTTGACGATAACataaaacaaaactttttggAACCTCTGCACCATCTGCAGACTAAAGATTTGAAGGAAGTTATG caTCATCGAAAAAAACTTCAAGGCCGTCGGTTAGATTTTGATTGTAAGCGACGACGTCAAGCGAAGG GTTCTCACGTTTCAGACGACGAGATTCGTCAAGCAGAGGAAAAATTCGCCGAAAGTCTTCATTTGGCCCAGATGGGAATGTTCAATCTTTTGGAAAACGAt gTTGAACAAGTCGCCCAGTTAGCTACTTTCAGTGAAGGTTTACTTGAATACCACCAACAGTGCATTGAAATACTTAAAGTCTTAACTGAAACACTTTTAGAAAA GAAAGACGAGGCAGCCAATCGACCGAAATTGGAATTTGTTCCCAAGACATTAGCAGATCTAAATGTGGAAGGATTGTCTCTTGGGGATGGAATGAATGGTGGGAACTTCTTTCTTCACG CATCTCCATTACCATCGCCTAGTAAATCACCAGCAAGAACGCCAATGCCCAAACAACCTTGTTGCACGGCACTCTATGATTTTGAGCCTGAAAATCCGGGTGAACTTGGATTTAAg GAAAATGACACAATTACATTGATCCAAAGGGTTGATGATAATTGGTTTGAGGGAAGTGTAAATGGTCGTACAGGATATTTCCCTGTGTCATATGTTCAGGTTGTTCAGCCATTGCCATAA
- the LOC103575005 gene encoding endophilin-A isoform X1: MAFAGLKKQINKANQYMTEKMGGAEGTKLDVDFVDMERKTDVTCELVEELQMKTKEFLQPNPTARAKMAAVKGISKLSGQAKASTYPQPEGVLGDCMLLYGKKMGEDSIFAQALIEMGEAMKQMADVKYSLDDNIKQNFLEPLHHLQTKDLKEVMHHRKKLQGRRLDFDCKRRRQAKGSHVSDDEIRQAEEKFAESLHLAQMGMFNLLENDVEQVAQLATFSEGLLEYHQQCIEILKVLTETLLEKKDEAANRPKLEFVPKTLADLNVEGLSLGDGMNGASRAGSPVHGDGKRSQLELFPAGNPPQSTNASPLPSPSKSPARTPMPKQPCCTALYDFEPENPGELGFKENDTITLIQRVDDNWFEGSVNGRTGYFPVSYVQVVQPLP, from the exons ATGGCGTTCGCAGgacttaaaaaacaaatcaacaAAGCGAATCAA tacatgACGGAGAAAATGGGCGGGGCtgaaggaacaaaacttgacGTAGATTTTGTTGATATGGAAAGA AAAACAGATGTAACTTGCGAACTTGTAGAAGAATTACAAATGAagacaaaagaatttttgCAACCAAACCCAACCGCAAGAGCAAAAATGGCAGCAGTAAAAGgaattagtaaattaagtGGTCAAGCTAAAGCTTCGACTTATCCACAACCTGAAGGTGTTCTCGGTGATTGCATGCTattgtatggaaaaaaaatgggaGAAGATAGTATTTTTG CTCAAGCTTTAATCGAAATGGGCGAAGCGATGAAACAAATGGCTGATGTTAAATATTCACTTGACGATAACataaaacaaaactttttggAACCTCTGCACCATCTGCAGACTAAAGATTTGAAGGAAGTTATG caTCATCGAAAAAAACTTCAAGGCCGTCGGTTAGATTTTGATTGTAAGCGACGACGTCAAGCGAAGG GTTCTCACGTTTCAGACGACGAGATTCGTCAAGCAGAGGAAAAATTCGCCGAAAGTCTTCATTTGGCCCAGATGGGAATGTTCAATCTTTTGGAAAACGAt gTTGAACAAGTCGCCCAGTTAGCTACTTTCAGTGAAGGTTTACTTGAATACCACCAACAGTGCATTGAAATACTTAAAGTCTTAACTGAAACACTTTTAGAAAA GAAAGACGAGGCAGCCAATCGACCGAAATTGGAATTTGTTCCCAAGACATTAGCAGATCTAAATGTGGAAGGATTGTCTCTTGGGGATGGAATGAATG GAGCAAGTCGAGCTGGGTCTCCGGTTCATGGGGACGGGAAGCGCTCACAGCTCGAGCTATTTCCGGCCGGAAACCCACCGCAATCTACCAATG CATCTCCATTACCATCGCCTAGTAAATCACCAGCAAGAACGCCAATGCCCAAACAACCTTGTTGCACGGCACTCTATGATTTTGAGCCTGAAAATCCGGGTGAACTTGGATTTAAg GAAAATGACACAATTACATTGATCCAAAGGGTTGATGATAATTGGTTTGAGGGAAGTGTAAATGGTCGTACAGGATATTTCCCTGTGTCATATGTTCAGGTTGTTCAGCCATTGCCATAA